A genome region from Penaeus monodon isolate SGIC_2016 chromosome 14, NSTDA_Pmon_1, whole genome shotgun sequence includes the following:
- the LOC119581065 gene encoding muscle LIM protein Mlp84B-like isoform X14, translating to MPFKAPENPKCPKCGKSVYHAEARVVGDISFHKECYKCSMCNKMLDSTNSNCHENVLYCKTCHGRKFGPKGYGFGGGAAGLSMDTGAHLEKRNELAPYKPPKAKAGEGCPRCGGKVFAAEEMLAKGKSYHRTCFNCKNCRKPLDSVVHCDGPDKDVYCKVCYGKKFGPKGYGFGHGGGTLQCDPDASPIVRPHGNPDAIIPAHEGETPCPRCGGRVFMAELMMAKGRPFHKKCFKCRQCKRPLDSMVHCDAPDGEIYCKLCYAKKYGPKGYGFAAGGGGVLTAENIPGGESMPGVNPGSAVLDVSKIRAEEGKGCPRCGGKVFMAEEINARGRPFHKRCYNCCLCHRPLDSMTGCDAPDGEVYCKLCYAKKYGPKGYGFAAGGGGVLVAENISGGDEDSKKKRADLGRIDTSKIKAEEGKGCPRCGGKVFMAEEIHVRNRSFHKRCYNCLHCHRPLDSVVGCDAPDGEIYCKLCYAKKYGPKGYGFAAGSGGVLVAENIPGGGSQMPGVNPASAAIDTTSIPAAPGEGCPRCGGKVFTAEERLSRGKKWHKRCYNCLDCTRPLDAMVFCDGPDGEIYCKLCYAKRFGPKGYGFAAGAGGVLVPENIAGEDEIFDPEAPPISKAPAFTVLDVTKIPAKEGQARCPRCGGAVFQAESMPCRGKEWHKRCYNCCECHRPLDSMLSCDAPDGEIYCKLCYAKRHGPKGYGYGHVPALVSIGSEDGVPIPTDIRQFGFGAKGPKNWVPPIPTVNNPNQPHGPPPSTAPSLGAQGEAVPIVAGIHMEEGEAVPIVAGVVPQA from the exons ATGCCGTTCAAGGCCCCAGAAAACCCCAAATGCCCCAAGTGCGGAAAGTCCGTGTACCACGCCGAGGCTCGGGTGGTTGGCGATATTTCCTTCCATAAGGAATGTTACAAATGCA GTATGTGCAACAAGATGTTGGACTCCACCAACTCCAACTGTCACGAGAATGTCCTGTACTGCAAGACCTGCCACGGACGAAAGTTTGGACCCAAGGGATACGGCTTCGGAGGCGGCGCTGCTGGCCTCAGCATGGACACTGGCGCACACCTCGA GAAGAGGAACGAATTGGCGCCGTACAAACCCCCCAAGGCCAAGGCTGGCGAAGGATGCCCTCGCTGCGGAGGCAAGGTCTTCGCGGCCGAGGAGATGCTGGCGAAGGGCAAG AGCTACCACAGGACCTGCTTCAACTGCAAGAACTGCCGCAAGCCTCTCGACTCCGTGGTTCATTGCGATGGTCCCGATAAAGACGTCTACTGTAAAG TCTGCTACGGCAAGAAGTTTGGGCCCAAAGGTTATGGGTTCGGACACGGAGGCGGTACCTTGCAGTGCGACCCAGACGC CTCCCCCATCGTGCGTCCCCATGGCAACCCAGACGCCATTATTCCCGCACACGAGGGTGAGACCCCTTGTCCTCGCTGCGGCGGCCGAGTGTTCATGGCAGAGCTCATGATGGCCAAAGGAAGG CCTTTCCACAAGAAGTGCTTCAAGTGCCGCCAGTGCAAGCGCCCCCTGGACTCCATGGTGCACTGCGACGCCCCCGACGGCGAGATCTACTGCAAGCTGTGCTACGCCAAGAAGTACGGCCCCAAGGGCTACGGCTTCGCTGCCGGCGGTGGCGGTGTGCTCACTGCCGAGAACATTCC CGGCGGTGAATCCATGCCCGGCGTGAACCCTGGATCCGCGGTGCTGGACGTGAGCAAGATCAGGGCCGAGGAGGGCAAGGGCTGCCCTCGCTGCGGCGGCAAGGTCTTCATGGCTGAGGAAATCAACGCCCGCGGAAGA CCTTTCCACAAGCGCTGCTACAACTGCTGTCTATGCCACCGCCCTCTGGACTCCATGACGGGCTGCGACGCCCCCGACGGCGAGGTGTACTGCAAGCTCTGCTACGCCAAGAAGTACGGTCCCAAGGGCTACGGCTTCGCTgccggcggcggcggcgtccTGGTCGCTGAGAACATCTC CGGCGGCGATGAAGACTCCAAGAAAAAGCGCGCCGACCTGGGCCGCATCGACACCTCCAAGATCAAGGCCGAGGAGGGCAAGGGTTGCCCGCGCTGCGGCGGCAAGGTCTTCATGGCCGAGGAGATCCACGTCCGCAACCGCAGCTTCCACAAGCGCTGCTACAACTGCCTTCACTGCCACCGCCCACTCGACTCCGTGGTGGGCTGCGACGCCCCCGACGGCGAGATCTACTGCAAGCTGTGCTACGCCAAGAAGTACGGCCCCAAGGGCTACGGCTTCGCCGCTGGCAGCGGTGGCGTCCTGGTCGCCGAGAACATCCC CGGCGGCGGGTCACAAATGCCCGGCGTCAACCCCGCCTCAGCAGCCATCGACACCACCTCCATCCCCGCGGCGCCCGGCGAAGGGTGCCCTCGCTGCGGCGGCAAGGTCTTCACGGCCGAGGAGAGGCTGTCCCGCGGAAAG AAGTGGCACAAGCGCTGCTACAACTGCCTGGACTGCACCCGCCCCCTGGATGCCATGGTGTTCTGCGACGGCCCTGACGGAGAGATCTACTGCAAACTTTGCTACGCCAAGAGGTTCGGCCCCAAGGGCTACGGTTTCGCCGCTGGTGCTGGTGGCGTCCTCGTGCCGGAGAACATTGC CGGCGAAGACGAGATCTTCGACCCCGAGGCTCCCCCCATCTCCAAGGCCCCCGCTTTTACGGTGCTCGACGTGACCAAGATCCCGGCCAAGGAAGGCCAGGCTCGCTGCCCCCGCTGCGGAGGCGCCGTGTTCCAGGCTGAATCCATGCCCTGCAGGGGCAAG GAATGGCACAAACGTTGCTACAACTGCTGCGAGTGTCACCGCCCTCTGGACTCCATGCTGTCTTGCGACGCCCCCGACGGCGAGATCTACTGCAAGCTGTGCTATGCTAAGCGCCACGGACCTAAGGGTTACGGATACGGCCATGTGCCTGCTCTTGTCTCCATCGGCAGTGAAGATGGCGTGCCCATCCC GACCGACATCAGGCAGTTCGGTTTCGGGGCCAAGGGACCCAAGAACTGGGTGCCCCCGATCCCTACCGTGAACAACCCCAACCAGCCCCACGGCCCACCCCCGTCCACCGCTCCCTCCCTCGGGGCACAG GGCGAAGCTGTGCCCATCGTTGCCGGAATCCACATGGAGGAGGGCGAGGCCGTGCCCATCGTCGCCGGCGTTGTGCCCCAAG
- the LOC119581065 gene encoding muscle LIM protein Mlp84B-like isoform X11, translating into MPFKAPENPKCPKCGKSVYHAEARVVGDISFHKECYKCSMCNKMLDSTNSNCHENVLYCKTCHGRKFGPKGYGFGGGAAGLSMDTGAHLEKRNELAPYKPPKAKAGEGCPRCGGKVFAAEEMLAKGKSYHRTCFNCKNCRKPLDSVVHCDGPDKDVYCKVCYGKKFGPKGYGFGHGGGTLQCDPDASPIVRPHGNPDAIIPAHEGETPCPRCGGRVFMAELMMAKGRPFHKKCFKCRQCKRPLDSMVHCDAPDGEIYCKLCYAKKYGPKGYGFAAGGGGVLTAENIPGGESMPGVNPGSAVLDVSKIRAEEGKGCPRCGGKVFMAEEINARGRPFHKRCYNCCLCHRPLDSMTGCDAPDGEVYCKLCYAKKYGPKGYGFAAGGGGVLVAENISGGDEDSKKKRADLGRIDTSKIKAEEGKGCPRCGGKVFMAEEIHVRNRSFHKRCYNCLHCHRPLDSVVGCDAPDGEIYCKLCYAKKYGPKGYGFAAGSGGVLVAENIPGGGSQMPGVNPASAAIDTTSIPAAPGEGCPRCGGKVFTAEERLSRGKKWHKRCYNCLDCTRPLDAMVFCDGPDGEIYCKLCYAKRFGPKGYGFAAGAGGVLVPENIAGEDEIFDPEAPPISKAPAFTVLDVTKIPAKEGQARCPRCGGAVFQAESMPCRGKEWHKRCYNCCECHRPLDSMLSCDAPDGEIYCKLCYAKRHGPKGYGYGHVPALVSIGSEDGVPIPTDIRQFGFGAKGPKNWVPPIPTVNNPNQPHGPPPSTAPSLGAQVGQQGSQQVTTQHVTIQGGSQQETSTKIITQQSTSSSSVQEFRTVTRVERVEESRSRSASSSSSSTVTRKVVQGGLVQGEAVPIVAGIHMEEGEAVPIVAGVVPQA; encoded by the exons ATGCCGTTCAAGGCCCCAGAAAACCCCAAATGCCCCAAGTGCGGAAAGTCCGTGTACCACGCCGAGGCTCGGGTGGTTGGCGATATTTCCTTCCATAAGGAATGTTACAAATGCA GTATGTGCAACAAGATGTTGGACTCCACCAACTCCAACTGTCACGAGAATGTCCTGTACTGCAAGACCTGCCACGGACGAAAGTTTGGACCCAAGGGATACGGCTTCGGAGGCGGCGCTGCTGGCCTCAGCATGGACACTGGCGCACACCTCGA GAAGAGGAACGAATTGGCGCCGTACAAACCCCCCAAGGCCAAGGCTGGCGAAGGATGCCCTCGCTGCGGAGGCAAGGTCTTCGCGGCCGAGGAGATGCTGGCGAAGGGCAAG AGCTACCACAGGACCTGCTTCAACTGCAAGAACTGCCGCAAGCCTCTCGACTCCGTGGTTCATTGCGATGGTCCCGATAAAGACGTCTACTGTAAAG TCTGCTACGGCAAGAAGTTTGGGCCCAAAGGTTATGGGTTCGGACACGGAGGCGGTACCTTGCAGTGCGACCCAGACGC CTCCCCCATCGTGCGTCCCCATGGCAACCCAGACGCCATTATTCCCGCACACGAGGGTGAGACCCCTTGTCCTCGCTGCGGCGGCCGAGTGTTCATGGCAGAGCTCATGATGGCCAAAGGAAGG CCTTTCCACAAGAAGTGCTTCAAGTGCCGCCAGTGCAAGCGCCCCCTGGACTCCATGGTGCACTGCGACGCCCCCGACGGCGAGATCTACTGCAAGCTGTGCTACGCCAAGAAGTACGGCCCCAAGGGCTACGGCTTCGCTGCCGGCGGTGGCGGTGTGCTCACTGCCGAGAACATTCC CGGCGGTGAATCCATGCCCGGCGTGAACCCTGGATCCGCGGTGCTGGACGTGAGCAAGATCAGGGCCGAGGAGGGCAAGGGCTGCCCTCGCTGCGGCGGCAAGGTCTTCATGGCTGAGGAAATCAACGCCCGCGGAAGA CCTTTCCACAAGCGCTGCTACAACTGCTGTCTATGCCACCGCCCTCTGGACTCCATGACGGGCTGCGACGCCCCCGACGGCGAGGTGTACTGCAAGCTCTGCTACGCCAAGAAGTACGGTCCCAAGGGCTACGGCTTCGCTgccggcggcggcggcgtccTGGTCGCTGAGAACATCTC CGGCGGCGATGAAGACTCCAAGAAAAAGCGCGCCGACCTGGGCCGCATCGACACCTCCAAGATCAAGGCCGAGGAGGGCAAGGGTTGCCCGCGCTGCGGCGGCAAGGTCTTCATGGCCGAGGAGATCCACGTCCGCAACCGCAGCTTCCACAAGCGCTGCTACAACTGCCTTCACTGCCACCGCCCACTCGACTCCGTGGTGGGCTGCGACGCCCCCGACGGCGAGATCTACTGCAAGCTGTGCTACGCCAAGAAGTACGGCCCCAAGGGCTACGGCTTCGCCGCTGGCAGCGGTGGCGTCCTGGTCGCCGAGAACATCCC CGGCGGCGGGTCACAAATGCCCGGCGTCAACCCCGCCTCAGCAGCCATCGACACCACCTCCATCCCCGCGGCGCCCGGCGAAGGGTGCCCTCGCTGCGGCGGCAAGGTCTTCACGGCCGAGGAGAGGCTGTCCCGCGGAAAG AAGTGGCACAAGCGCTGCTACAACTGCCTGGACTGCACCCGCCCCCTGGATGCCATGGTGTTCTGCGACGGCCCTGACGGAGAGATCTACTGCAAACTTTGCTACGCCAAGAGGTTCGGCCCCAAGGGCTACGGTTTCGCCGCTGGTGCTGGTGGCGTCCTCGTGCCGGAGAACATTGC CGGCGAAGACGAGATCTTCGACCCCGAGGCTCCCCCCATCTCCAAGGCCCCCGCTTTTACGGTGCTCGACGTGACCAAGATCCCGGCCAAGGAAGGCCAGGCTCGCTGCCCCCGCTGCGGAGGCGCCGTGTTCCAGGCTGAATCCATGCCCTGCAGGGGCAAG GAATGGCACAAACGTTGCTACAACTGCTGCGAGTGTCACCGCCCTCTGGACTCCATGCTGTCTTGCGACGCCCCCGACGGCGAGATCTACTGCAAGCTGTGCTATGCTAAGCGCCACGGACCTAAGGGTTACGGATACGGCCATGTGCCTGCTCTTGTCTCCATCGGCAGTGAAGATGGCGTGCCCATCCC GACCGACATCAGGCAGTTCGGTTTCGGGGCCAAGGGACCCAAGAACTGGGTGCCCCCGATCCCTACCGTGAACAACCCCAACCAGCCCCACGGCCCACCCCCGTCCACCGCTCCCTCCCTCGGGGCACAG GTTGGACAGCAAGGAAGTCAGCAGGTGACAACCCAGCACGTGACCATTCAGGGCGGCAGTCAGCAGGAAACGAGCACAAAGATCATTACCCAGCAGTCCACTAGCAGCAGCAGCGTTCAGGAGTTCAGGACTGTAACACGGGTAGAGCGTGTGGAGgagagcaggagcaggagcgCCAGCAGCAGCAGCTCCTCTACTGTAACCCGCAAGGTGGTACAGGGAGGCTTGGTTCAG GGCGAAGCTGTGCCCATCGTTGCCGGAATCCACATGGAGGAGGGCGAGGCCGTGCCCATCGTCGCCGGCGTTGTGCCCCAAG
- the LOC119581065 gene encoding muscle LIM protein Mlp84B-like isoform X10, with protein sequence MPFKAPENPKCPKCGKSVYHAEARVVGDISFHKECYKCSMCNKMLDSTNSNCHENVLYCKTCHGRKFGPKGYGFGGGAAGLSMDTGAHLEKRNELAPYKPPKAKAGEGCPRCGGKVFAAEEMLAKGKSYHRTCFNCKNCRKPLDSVVHCDGPDKDVYCKVCYGKKFGPKGYGFGHGGGTLQCDPDASPIVRPHGNPDAIIPAHEGETPCPRCGGRVFMAELMMAKGRPFHKKCFKCRQCKRPLDSMVHCDAPDGEIYCKLCYAKKYGPKGYGFAAGGGGVLTAENIPGGESMPGVNPGSAVLDVSKIRAEEGKGCPRCGGKVFMAEEINARGRPFHKRCYNCCLCHRPLDSMTGCDAPDGEVYCKLCYAKKYGPKGYGFAAGGGGVLVAENISGGDEDSKKKRADLGRIDTSKIKAEEGKGCPRCGGKVFMAEEIHVRNRSFHKRCYNCLHCHRPLDSVVGCDAPDGEIYCKLCYAKKYGPKGYGFAAGSGGVLVAENIPGGGSQMPGVNPASAAIDTTSIPAAPGEGCPRCGGKVFTAEERLSRGKKWHKRCYNCLDCTRPLDAMVFCDGPDGEIYCKLCYAKRFGPKGYGFAAGAGGVLVPENIAGEDEIFDPEAPPISKAPAFTVLDVTKIPAKEGQARCPRCGGAVFQAESMPCRGKEWHKRCYNCCECHRPLDSMLSCDAPDGEIYCKLCYAKRHGPKGYGYGHVPALVSIGSEDGVPIPTDIRQFGFGAKGPKNWVPPIPTVNNPNQPHGPPPSTAPSLGAQVGQQGSQQVTTQHVTIQGGSQQETSTKIITQQSTSSSSVQEFRTVTRVERVEESRSRSASSSSSSTVTRKVVQGGLVQGEAVPIVAGIHMEEGEAVPIVAGVVPQGDVTEGVADM encoded by the exons ATGCCGTTCAAGGCCCCAGAAAACCCCAAATGCCCCAAGTGCGGAAAGTCCGTGTACCACGCCGAGGCTCGGGTGGTTGGCGATATTTCCTTCCATAAGGAATGTTACAAATGCA GTATGTGCAACAAGATGTTGGACTCCACCAACTCCAACTGTCACGAGAATGTCCTGTACTGCAAGACCTGCCACGGACGAAAGTTTGGACCCAAGGGATACGGCTTCGGAGGCGGCGCTGCTGGCCTCAGCATGGACACTGGCGCACACCTCGA GAAGAGGAACGAATTGGCGCCGTACAAACCCCCCAAGGCCAAGGCTGGCGAAGGATGCCCTCGCTGCGGAGGCAAGGTCTTCGCGGCCGAGGAGATGCTGGCGAAGGGCAAG AGCTACCACAGGACCTGCTTCAACTGCAAGAACTGCCGCAAGCCTCTCGACTCCGTGGTTCATTGCGATGGTCCCGATAAAGACGTCTACTGTAAAG TCTGCTACGGCAAGAAGTTTGGGCCCAAAGGTTATGGGTTCGGACACGGAGGCGGTACCTTGCAGTGCGACCCAGACGC CTCCCCCATCGTGCGTCCCCATGGCAACCCAGACGCCATTATTCCCGCACACGAGGGTGAGACCCCTTGTCCTCGCTGCGGCGGCCGAGTGTTCATGGCAGAGCTCATGATGGCCAAAGGAAGG CCTTTCCACAAGAAGTGCTTCAAGTGCCGCCAGTGCAAGCGCCCCCTGGACTCCATGGTGCACTGCGACGCCCCCGACGGCGAGATCTACTGCAAGCTGTGCTACGCCAAGAAGTACGGCCCCAAGGGCTACGGCTTCGCTGCCGGCGGTGGCGGTGTGCTCACTGCCGAGAACATTCC CGGCGGTGAATCCATGCCCGGCGTGAACCCTGGATCCGCGGTGCTGGACGTGAGCAAGATCAGGGCCGAGGAGGGCAAGGGCTGCCCTCGCTGCGGCGGCAAGGTCTTCATGGCTGAGGAAATCAACGCCCGCGGAAGA CCTTTCCACAAGCGCTGCTACAACTGCTGTCTATGCCACCGCCCTCTGGACTCCATGACGGGCTGCGACGCCCCCGACGGCGAGGTGTACTGCAAGCTCTGCTACGCCAAGAAGTACGGTCCCAAGGGCTACGGCTTCGCTgccggcggcggcggcgtccTGGTCGCTGAGAACATCTC CGGCGGCGATGAAGACTCCAAGAAAAAGCGCGCCGACCTGGGCCGCATCGACACCTCCAAGATCAAGGCCGAGGAGGGCAAGGGTTGCCCGCGCTGCGGCGGCAAGGTCTTCATGGCCGAGGAGATCCACGTCCGCAACCGCAGCTTCCACAAGCGCTGCTACAACTGCCTTCACTGCCACCGCCCACTCGACTCCGTGGTGGGCTGCGACGCCCCCGACGGCGAGATCTACTGCAAGCTGTGCTACGCCAAGAAGTACGGCCCCAAGGGCTACGGCTTCGCCGCTGGCAGCGGTGGCGTCCTGGTCGCCGAGAACATCCC CGGCGGCGGGTCACAAATGCCCGGCGTCAACCCCGCCTCAGCAGCCATCGACACCACCTCCATCCCCGCGGCGCCCGGCGAAGGGTGCCCTCGCTGCGGCGGCAAGGTCTTCACGGCCGAGGAGAGGCTGTCCCGCGGAAAG AAGTGGCACAAGCGCTGCTACAACTGCCTGGACTGCACCCGCCCCCTGGATGCCATGGTGTTCTGCGACGGCCCTGACGGAGAGATCTACTGCAAACTTTGCTACGCCAAGAGGTTCGGCCCCAAGGGCTACGGTTTCGCCGCTGGTGCTGGTGGCGTCCTCGTGCCGGAGAACATTGC CGGCGAAGACGAGATCTTCGACCCCGAGGCTCCCCCCATCTCCAAGGCCCCCGCTTTTACGGTGCTCGACGTGACCAAGATCCCGGCCAAGGAAGGCCAGGCTCGCTGCCCCCGCTGCGGAGGCGCCGTGTTCCAGGCTGAATCCATGCCCTGCAGGGGCAAG GAATGGCACAAACGTTGCTACAACTGCTGCGAGTGTCACCGCCCTCTGGACTCCATGCTGTCTTGCGACGCCCCCGACGGCGAGATCTACTGCAAGCTGTGCTATGCTAAGCGCCACGGACCTAAGGGTTACGGATACGGCCATGTGCCTGCTCTTGTCTCCATCGGCAGTGAAGATGGCGTGCCCATCCC GACCGACATCAGGCAGTTCGGTTTCGGGGCCAAGGGACCCAAGAACTGGGTGCCCCCGATCCCTACCGTGAACAACCCCAACCAGCCCCACGGCCCACCCCCGTCCACCGCTCCCTCCCTCGGGGCACAG GTTGGACAGCAAGGAAGTCAGCAGGTGACAACCCAGCACGTGACCATTCAGGGCGGCAGTCAGCAGGAAACGAGCACAAAGATCATTACCCAGCAGTCCACTAGCAGCAGCAGCGTTCAGGAGTTCAGGACTGTAACACGGGTAGAGCGTGTGGAGgagagcaggagcaggagcgCCAGCAGCAGCAGCTCCTCTACTGTAACCCGCAAGGTGGTACAGGGAGGCTTGGTTCAG GGCGAAGCTGTGCCCATCGTTGCCGGAATCCACATGGAGGAGGGCGAGGCCGTGCCCATCGTCGCCGGCGTTGTGCCCCAAG
- the LOC119581065 gene encoding muscle LIM protein Mlp84B-like isoform X12, which produces MPFKAPENPKCPKCGKSVYHAEARVVGDISFHKECYKCSMCNKMLDSTNSNCHENVLYCKTCHGRKFGPKGYGFGGGAAGLSMDTGAHLEKRNELAPYKPPKAKAGEGCPRCGGKVFAAEEMLAKGKSYHRTCFNCKNCRKPLDSVVHCDGPDKDVYCKVCYGKLFGPKGYGFGAGAGTLTCGEGEEISPIVRPHGNPDAIIPAHEGETPCPRCGGRVFMAELMMAKGRPFHKKCFKCRQCKRPLDSMVHCDAPDGEIYCKLCYAKKYGPKGYGFAAGGGGVLTAENIPGGESMPGVNPGSAVLDVSKIRAEEGKGCPRCGGKVFMAEEINARGRPFHKRCYNCCLCHRPLDSMTGCDAPDGEVYCKLCYAKKYGPKGYGFAAGGGGVLVAENISGGDEDSKKKRADLGRIDTSKIKAEEGKGCPRCGGKVFMAEEIHVRNRSFHKRCYNCLHCHRPLDSVVGCDAPDGEIYCKLCYAKKYGPKGYGFAAGSGGVLVAENIPGGGSQMPGVNPASAAIDTTSIPAAPGEGCPRCGGKVFTAEERLSRGKKWHKRCYNCLDCTRPLDAMVFCDGPDGEIYCKLCYAKRFGPKGYGFAAGAGGVLVPENIAGEDEIFDPEAPPISKAPAFTVLDVTKIPAKEGQARCPRCGGAVFQAESMPCRGKEWHKRCYNCCECHRPLDSMLSCDAPDGEIYCKLCYAKRHGPKGYGYGHVPALVSIGSEDGVPIPTDIRQFGFGAKGPKNWVPPIPTVNNPNQPHGPPPSTAPSLGAQGEAVPIVAGIHMEEGEAVPIVAGVVPQGDVTEGVADM; this is translated from the exons ATGCCGTTCAAGGCCCCAGAAAACCCCAAATGCCCCAAGTGCGGAAAGTCCGTGTACCACGCCGAGGCTCGGGTGGTTGGCGATATTTCCTTCCATAAGGAATGTTACAAATGCA GTATGTGCAACAAGATGTTGGACTCCACCAACTCCAACTGTCACGAGAATGTCCTGTACTGCAAGACCTGCCACGGACGAAAGTTTGGACCCAAGGGATACGGCTTCGGAGGCGGCGCTGCTGGCCTCAGCATGGACACTGGCGCACACCTCGA GAAGAGGAACGAATTGGCGCCGTACAAACCCCCCAAGGCCAAGGCTGGCGAAGGATGCCCTCGCTGCGGAGGCAAGGTCTTCGCGGCCGAGGAGATGCTGGCGAAGGGCAAG AGCTACCACAGGACCTGCTTCAACTGCAAGAACTGCCGCAAGCCTCTCGACTCCGTGGTTCATTGCGATGGTCCCGATAAAGACGTCTACTGTAAAG TGTGTTACGGCAAATTGTTCGGTCCGAAAGGGTACGGTTTCGGAGCGGGCGCCGGCACGCTGACCTGCGGCGAAGGCGAAGAGAT CTCCCCCATCGTGCGTCCCCATGGCAACCCAGACGCCATTATTCCCGCACACGAGGGTGAGACCCCTTGTCCTCGCTGCGGCGGCCGAGTGTTCATGGCAGAGCTCATGATGGCCAAAGGAAGG CCTTTCCACAAGAAGTGCTTCAAGTGCCGCCAGTGCAAGCGCCCCCTGGACTCCATGGTGCACTGCGACGCCCCCGACGGCGAGATCTACTGCAAGCTGTGCTACGCCAAGAAGTACGGCCCCAAGGGCTACGGCTTCGCTGCCGGCGGTGGCGGTGTGCTCACTGCCGAGAACATTCC CGGCGGTGAATCCATGCCCGGCGTGAACCCTGGATCCGCGGTGCTGGACGTGAGCAAGATCAGGGCCGAGGAGGGCAAGGGCTGCCCTCGCTGCGGCGGCAAGGTCTTCATGGCTGAGGAAATCAACGCCCGCGGAAGA CCTTTCCACAAGCGCTGCTACAACTGCTGTCTATGCCACCGCCCTCTGGACTCCATGACGGGCTGCGACGCCCCCGACGGCGAGGTGTACTGCAAGCTCTGCTACGCCAAGAAGTACGGTCCCAAGGGCTACGGCTTCGCTgccggcggcggcggcgtccTGGTCGCTGAGAACATCTC CGGCGGCGATGAAGACTCCAAGAAAAAGCGCGCCGACCTGGGCCGCATCGACACCTCCAAGATCAAGGCCGAGGAGGGCAAGGGTTGCCCGCGCTGCGGCGGCAAGGTCTTCATGGCCGAGGAGATCCACGTCCGCAACCGCAGCTTCCACAAGCGCTGCTACAACTGCCTTCACTGCCACCGCCCACTCGACTCCGTGGTGGGCTGCGACGCCCCCGACGGCGAGATCTACTGCAAGCTGTGCTACGCCAAGAAGTACGGCCCCAAGGGCTACGGCTTCGCCGCTGGCAGCGGTGGCGTCCTGGTCGCCGAGAACATCCC CGGCGGCGGGTCACAAATGCCCGGCGTCAACCCCGCCTCAGCAGCCATCGACACCACCTCCATCCCCGCGGCGCCCGGCGAAGGGTGCCCTCGCTGCGGCGGCAAGGTCTTCACGGCCGAGGAGAGGCTGTCCCGCGGAAAG AAGTGGCACAAGCGCTGCTACAACTGCCTGGACTGCACCCGCCCCCTGGATGCCATGGTGTTCTGCGACGGCCCTGACGGAGAGATCTACTGCAAACTTTGCTACGCCAAGAGGTTCGGCCCCAAGGGCTACGGTTTCGCCGCTGGTGCTGGTGGCGTCCTCGTGCCGGAGAACATTGC CGGCGAAGACGAGATCTTCGACCCCGAGGCTCCCCCCATCTCCAAGGCCCCCGCTTTTACGGTGCTCGACGTGACCAAGATCCCGGCCAAGGAAGGCCAGGCTCGCTGCCCCCGCTGCGGAGGCGCCGTGTTCCAGGCTGAATCCATGCCCTGCAGGGGCAAG GAATGGCACAAACGTTGCTACAACTGCTGCGAGTGTCACCGCCCTCTGGACTCCATGCTGTCTTGCGACGCCCCCGACGGCGAGATCTACTGCAAGCTGTGCTATGCTAAGCGCCACGGACCTAAGGGTTACGGATACGGCCATGTGCCTGCTCTTGTCTCCATCGGCAGTGAAGATGGCGTGCCCATCCC GACCGACATCAGGCAGTTCGGTTTCGGGGCCAAGGGACCCAAGAACTGGGTGCCCCCGATCCCTACCGTGAACAACCCCAACCAGCCCCACGGCCCACCCCCGTCCACCGCTCCCTCCCTCGGGGCACAG GGCGAAGCTGTGCCCATCGTTGCCGGAATCCACATGGAGGAGGGCGAGGCCGTGCCCATCGTCGCCGGCGTTGTGCCCCAAG